One Methylophilus sp. TWE2 DNA segment encodes these proteins:
- a CDS encoding FmdB family zinc ribbon protein: MPIYDFQCTACGYQQELMRKVSAPSVEACPKCQQQTFSKQVSAPNFQLSGSGWYATDFKNNQSAAGSKPAESASAGESAKCNPGCACH; the protein is encoded by the coding sequence ATGCCTATCTACGATTTCCAATGTACTGCGTGTGGTTACCAGCAAGAGCTGATGCGCAAGGTTTCTGCGCCTTCAGTCGAGGCTTGCCCTAAGTGCCAGCAGCAGACGTTTAGCAAGCAAGTGTCAGCCCCCAACTTTCAATTAAGCGGTAGCGGCTGGTATGCCACCGATTTCAAAAACAATCAGTCAGCTGCCGGCAGTAAACCTGCTGAATCCGCCAGTGCAGGTGAGTCTGCCAAGTGCAATCCCGGTTGCGCCTGCCACTAA
- the pbpG gene encoding D-alanyl-D-alanine endopeptidase produces MCSIAFAPAGQAIAKSPAKKHTVSTSKQKRVSSQYRVNPAKTKSMRPVKLHSHARKSARPAIDAEMFDSLEGKSGSHGNLAIASTKALVMNQNTHEIIYSKNLDMPTPIASVTKLMTAMVVLDAKLNLNEQVSITEMDVDYLKGTSSRLPVGTTMTREDMLNLALIASENRAASALATNYPGGKARFIQDMNAKAASLGMMNTHFEDSTGLTSNNVSTAADLAKMVHAAYQYPLIRQITTTSDYDLSVGNRRQPLHFHNTNALVRESANSSWEIGLSKTGYISEAGRCLVMQATIAGEPLILVLLDSVGKLTRIGDARRIKKWMERNYNTLSSNGGADGEIVLTGLSMSKSLSEDSN; encoded by the coding sequence ATGTGTTCCATCGCTTTTGCACCTGCGGGCCAAGCCATCGCTAAGTCACCTGCTAAGAAGCACACCGTTTCCACAAGCAAACAAAAACGGGTTTCCTCACAATACCGCGTCAACCCAGCCAAAACCAAATCGATGCGTCCGGTCAAACTGCATTCTCATGCCAGAAAATCTGCCAGACCCGCCATAGATGCAGAAATGTTTGATTCGCTTGAGGGCAAGTCGGGCAGCCACGGTAATCTTGCCATCGCTTCCACCAAAGCGCTGGTCATGAACCAGAATACGCACGAGATCATTTACTCCAAAAATCTGGATATGCCGACACCGATTGCCTCGGTTACCAAACTGATGACTGCCATGGTAGTCCTGGATGCCAAGCTCAACCTGAATGAGCAGGTGTCTATTACCGAAATGGATGTGGATTACCTTAAAGGCACGTCTTCACGCCTGCCAGTCGGCACAACCATGACACGTGAGGACATGCTGAACCTGGCATTGATTGCCTCAGAAAACCGTGCCGCCTCTGCACTGGCCACTAATTACCCCGGTGGCAAGGCCCGCTTCATTCAGGACATGAATGCCAAGGCTGCCAGCCTGGGCATGATGAATACCCATTTTGAGGATTCCACCGGCCTGACCAGCAACAATGTCTCTACGGCGGCAGACCTGGCCAAAATGGTCCATGCTGCATACCAATATCCGCTGATTCGCCAGATTACAACCACCTCTGATTATGATTTGAGCGTGGGCAACAGGCGCCAACCACTGCACTTCCATAATACCAATGCTTTAGTACGTGAGAGTGCCAATAGCAGCTGGGAAATCGGATTATCGAAAACCGGCTACATCAGCGAGGCCGGGCGCTGCCTGGTGATGCAGGCCACCATTGCCGGCGAACCCCTGATCCTGGTACTGCTGGATTCAGTTGGCAAACTTACCCGTATTGGTGATGCAAGACGCATCAAAAAATGGATGGAGCGCAACTACAATACACTATCGTCGAACGGTGGCGCTGATGGCGAAATTGTCTTGACTGGATTATCCATGAGCAAATCACTTAGCGAAGACTCAAACTAG
- a CDS encoding VOC family protein: MPLTGIDHVNFRTDRETMHQLRDFYCDVLGLTVGKRVASTTYGYWLYIGQQAVVHLAEYKTAEPPQLHVHGTYDHVSFNCNDMPGMEAHLQTLGIAYTTRILANGIRQINMRDPAGNGVELNFAEYADPHYEMRPSGDPSKLA; the protein is encoded by the coding sequence ATGCCATTGACAGGAATTGACCACGTTAACTTTCGCACTGACCGCGAAACCATGCATCAGTTACGCGATTTTTATTGCGATGTACTGGGATTAACCGTGGGCAAGCGCGTAGCCAGCACCACTTATGGCTACTGGTTATATATTGGTCAACAGGCCGTTGTGCATTTGGCTGAATACAAAACAGCCGAGCCCCCACAATTACATGTACATGGCACCTATGACCATGTGTCGTTTAACTGCAATGACATGCCTGGGATGGAAGCGCACCTGCAAACACTCGGCATCGCTTATACCACGCGTATCCTCGCCAATGGTATCCGTCAAATTAATATGCGCGATCCGGCAGGCAATGGCGTGGAGCTCAATTTTGCCGAGTATGCTGATCCCCATTATGAAATGCGGCCTTCGGGGGATCCCAGTAAGCTGGCTTAA
- a CDS encoding secondary thiamine-phosphate synthase enzyme YjbQ, with protein MKSFRKELWFNIPARMDFKNITHDVIACVRESGVKEGLVLINAMHISASVFINDDERGLHHDYKVWLEKLAPHEPVSGYRHNDTGEDNADAHIKRQIMGREVVVAITDGQLDFGPWEQIFYGEFDGRRNKRVLVKIIGE; from the coding sequence ATGAAAAGTTTTCGTAAAGAATTGTGGTTCAACATTCCAGCGCGTATGGATTTCAAGAACATTACCCATGATGTCATCGCTTGCGTACGCGAAAGCGGCGTGAAAGAAGGCTTGGTGCTCATCAATGCCATGCATATTTCTGCCAGTGTATTTATTAACGATGACGAACGCGGCCTGCACCATGACTACAAAGTCTGGCTGGAAAAACTGGCACCACATGAACCTGTGAGCGGTTACCGGCATAACGATACCGGCGAGGACAATGCGGATGCGCATATCAAGCGCCAGATCATGGGCCGTGAAGTGGTGGTGGCGATTACCGACGGCCAACTGGATTTTGGCCCTTGGGAACAAATTTTTTATGGCGAATTTGATGGCCGCCGCAACAAGCGTGTGCTGGTGAAAATTATTGGTGAATAA
- a CDS encoding quinoprotein dehydrogenase-associated SoxYZ-like carrier: protein MKKIWVMMLGMMALGMSTLAHAEADPKLWAVVKEAFFPKRDIQEVDFLKVEGPRRAESGAQVPVTLIYDKAAANGVELKKLYVIVDANPIQLASTYHLTEMMNGFQMSTRIRQETDSFVRLIGETADGKLYMGKREIRAAGGCGGTVDNNESEVRAAAGKIKMNVDAPKFGEPATATFNIKHVMRTGLQRDLVSQGYVPAFYINKATFTYNGKEVMTVDVGVGTSEDPYMKFSFIPDAPGKLEVVATDNEGKTFTQSLDVNS from the coding sequence ATGAAAAAAATATGGGTGATGATGTTGGGGATGATGGCGTTGGGCATGAGTACCTTGGCACATGCAGAAGCTGATCCTAAGTTATGGGCAGTGGTGAAGGAAGCCTTTTTCCCGAAACGCGATATTCAGGAAGTGGATTTTCTCAAGGTGGAAGGGCCGCGGCGTGCGGAGAGCGGTGCGCAAGTGCCCGTCACGTTGATCTATGACAAAGCTGCCGCCAATGGTGTTGAATTGAAAAAGTTATACGTGATTGTCGATGCCAATCCGATTCAGTTAGCCTCGACCTATCATTTGACCGAGATGATGAATGGTTTCCAGATGTCTACACGTATCCGCCAGGAAACGGATTCTTTTGTGCGCCTGATTGGTGAAACGGCCGATGGCAAGCTGTATATGGGCAAGCGCGAGATTCGCGCTGCCGGTGGCTGTGGGGGCACGGTGGACAATAACGAGTCTGAAGTGCGTGCGGCTGCAGGTAAAATTAAAATGAATGTGGACGCGCCCAAGTTTGGTGAACCGGCGACAGCCACGTTTAATATCAAACATGTGATGCGCACCGGTTTGCAGCGTGACCTGGTTTCCCAAGGCTATGTGCCTGCTTTTTACATCAATAAAGCGACTTTTACCTATAACGGCAAAGAAGTCATGACGGTGGATGTGGGCGTAGGCACCAGTGAAGATCCCTATATGAAATTCAGTTTTATTCCGGATGCGCCTGGCAAGCTGGAAGTAGTGGCAACCGATAATGAAGGAAAAACCTTTACGCAAAGTCTGGATGTCAATAGTTAA
- a CDS encoding glycine cleavage system protein H, with translation MSAGLKYFFSKDHTWAALSDDGLWMVGITDYAQNMLGDVVFVDPPKVGQSVAQFTVCGLIESVKTGSDIYAPLSGVVQAINEEALTSPEKINDHPYNTWIFKLAADASGADALLDQAAYDAQL, from the coding sequence ATGTCAGCAGGCTTGAAATACTTCTTTTCCAAGGACCATACCTGGGCGGCACTGTCCGATGATGGATTATGGATGGTGGGCATCACTGATTACGCGCAGAATATGCTTGGTGATGTGGTGTTTGTGGATCCACCCAAGGTGGGTCAATCGGTCGCGCAATTCACAGTTTGCGGCTTGATTGAGTCGGTGAAGACGGGTTCTGACATTTACGCACCGCTGTCAGGGGTGGTGCAAGCCATTAATGAAGAAGCGCTGACTTCGCCCGAAAAGATTAATGATCATCCCTACAACACCTGGATATTTAAACTGGCGGCCGATGCTAGTGGCGCAGACGCATTGCTGGATCAGGCTGCTTATGACGCCCAGCTTTGA
- a CDS encoding RNA polymerase sigma factor, translating into MASAQEISDFLRQVEKRAFRQTAYAVRDDHVALDIVQDAMLKLADKYASKPIEEYPMLFQRILQNTMRDFWRRQKVRNLWTTLFSAFGTQEDEDYDPLETIEVDNADGDPADQLERSQIMALIEKALTKLPARQREAFVLRYWEELDVAETASVMGCSEGSVKTHCSRAVSALSLLLEQAGIGARRLPKKE; encoded by the coding sequence GTGGCGAGTGCGCAAGAAATATCAGATTTTTTACGTCAGGTTGAAAAACGGGCGTTCAGGCAAACTGCTTATGCAGTGCGTGACGACCATGTTGCGCTGGATATTGTGCAGGATGCGATGCTGAAACTGGCAGATAAATATGCCAGCAAACCGATAGAAGAATATCCCATGCTGTTCCAGCGTATTTTGCAGAATACCATGCGAGATTTCTGGCGTCGGCAGAAGGTACGTAACCTCTGGACCACGCTGTTTTCCGCTTTTGGCACGCAGGAAGACGAGGACTATGACCCGCTGGAAACCATAGAGGTAGACAACGCCGATGGTGATCCTGCCGACCAGCTGGAACGCTCCCAAATCATGGCATTGATCGAAAAAGCACTGACAAAGTTACCTGCTCGTCAACGCGAAGCATTTGTGCTGCGTTATTGGGAGGAATTGGATGTTGCAGAAACGGCATCGGTCATGGGATGTTCTGAAGGAAGTGTCAAAACGCACTGCTCGAGAGCGGTCAGTGCGTTATCCCTATTATTAGAACAGGCCGGGATTGGCGCCCGTCGGTTACCAAAAAAGGAGTAG
- a CDS encoding DUF502 domain-containing protein, with protein MKKYFITGLLVLVPLFITVWVLKTLVQTLDQSLLLLPAAWRPEAWLGVDIPGFGVILTVGIVLATGLVATNIFGQQLIELWESLLIRVPVVKSIYSSVKQVSDTLFSDSGNAFRQALLIQYPREGVWTIAFLTGTPGGDVTNHLQGEYVSVYVPTTPNPTSGFFLMLPKSDVIALDMSVDQALKYIISMGTVAPLPKHH; from the coding sequence ATGAAAAAATATTTCATTACAGGCTTGCTGGTACTGGTCCCATTATTCATTACGGTGTGGGTGCTTAAAACTTTAGTGCAAACGCTGGACCAGAGCCTGTTGTTGCTGCCTGCGGCCTGGCGCCCCGAAGCGTGGCTGGGAGTAGATATTCCCGGCTTTGGCGTGATTCTGACCGTGGGTATTGTGCTGGCTACAGGCTTGGTGGCAACCAATATTTTTGGCCAGCAACTGATTGAGTTGTGGGAAAGCTTGCTGATCCGTGTGCCGGTAGTGAAATCCATTTATTCCAGCGTCAAGCAAGTCTCAGATACCTTGTTTTCGGACTCTGGCAATGCTTTCCGCCAGGCGCTGCTGATCCAGTATCCCCGTGAGGGCGTATGGACCATCGCCTTTTTGACCGGCACGCCGGGGGGCGATGTGACCAACCATTTGCAGGGTGAGTATGTTAGCGTGTATGTTCCCACCACACCTAACCCGACCTCGGGCTTTTTTCTTATGCTGCCAAAATCTGACGTCATTGCACTCGATATGAGTGTGGATCAGGCCTTGAAATACATCATCAGCATGGGTACAGTGGCGCCCTTGCCTAAACACCATTAA
- a CDS encoding adenine phosphoribosyltransferase, with protein sequence MDIRAYIRTIADYPKAGIQFRDITTLLKDAAAFNAAIDKLALHYADMPLDAIVGIESRGFIIGAALASKLSVGFVPVRKPGKLPAKTITQAYALEYGEDALELHADAISAGDQVLLVDDLIATGGTALAAVSLIRQLGGVVAHAAFVIDLPDLGGMQHLQSVGVQTFALCQFEGH encoded by the coding sequence ATGGATATTCGCGCTTATATTAGAACGATTGCTGATTACCCTAAAGCAGGTATCCAGTTTCGTGATATCACTACCTTGCTCAAAGATGCGGCTGCCTTTAATGCAGCCATTGATAAACTGGCGCTGCATTATGCCGACATGCCTTTGGATGCGATTGTGGGCATAGAATCACGCGGTTTTATTATTGGTGCGGCACTTGCAAGCAAATTGAGCGTGGGGTTTGTGCCGGTGCGCAAACCGGGTAAGTTACCGGCAAAAACGATTACACAAGCGTATGCACTGGAATATGGTGAAGACGCACTTGAGTTGCATGCGGACGCCATTAGCGCTGGCGACCAGGTGTTGCTGGTTGATGACCTGATTGCAACGGGAGGCACGGCGCTGGCTGCTGTGAGTCTGATCCGCCAACTTGGCGGCGTGGTAGCGCATGCCGCATTTGTGATTGACCTGCCCGACCTGGGTGGGATGCAACATTTGCAAAGCGTTGGCGTCCAAACATTTGCCCTGTGTCAATTTGAGGGGCATTAG
- the yegQ gene encoding tRNA 5-hydroxyuridine modification protein YegQ, producing the protein MKSPELLAPAGDLDRMRTAFDYGADAVYAGQPRYSLRVRENDFSMQNLAIGIQEAHARGKKFFVASNISPHNAKVKTYMRDMAPVIDMQPDALIMADPGLIMMVREQWPDMPIHLSVQANAVNYASVKFWQRMGLTRVILSRELSLDEIAEIRQECPEMELEVFIHGALCIAYSGRCLLSGYFNSRDPNQGTCTNSCRWDYKVHDAQPDAAGVIRLKEFDFQAEMEKSNLSSCGSLPRHPAADNVYLIEEKGRPGELLPIMEDEHGTYIMNSKDLRAIEHVEKLIAIGVDSLKIEGRTKSRYYVARTSQNYRQAIDDAVAGRPFDWRLLGELENLANRGYTDGFYQRHHTAEHQNYVQGHSSANRSLYVGDVVDYDAERGLASIQARNKFAVGDKLQLIHPSGNRDIVVEQLFDKRGEPVQQAAGSGHFVKLPITAEALNNAMVARYL; encoded by the coding sequence ATGAAGTCTCCTGAATTATTAGCGCCTGCCGGTGACCTGGATCGCATGCGCACCGCATTTGATTATGGAGCAGATGCCGTCTATGCCGGACAGCCTAGATACAGCCTGCGCGTGCGTGAAAATGATTTTTCCATGCAGAATCTGGCCATCGGTATCCAGGAGGCGCATGCGCGCGGCAAAAAATTCTTTGTTGCCAGCAATATTTCCCCACATAACGCCAAGGTGAAAACCTATATGCGTGATATGGCACCGGTGATTGATATGCAGCCAGATGCCTTGATTATGGCCGATCCTGGTCTGATTATGATGGTGCGTGAGCAATGGCCTGATATGCCTATCCATTTGTCTGTGCAAGCCAATGCGGTTAATTATGCTTCCGTCAAATTCTGGCAACGCATGGGTTTAACGCGTGTGATTCTGTCGCGCGAATTGTCGCTGGATGAAATTGCAGAAATCCGTCAGGAATGCCCGGAGATGGAACTAGAAGTCTTTATCCACGGCGCGTTATGCATTGCCTACTCAGGGCGCTGCCTGCTATCTGGCTATTTCAACTCGCGGGACCCCAACCAGGGCACCTGTACTAACAGCTGCCGTTGGGATTACAAGGTGCACGATGCGCAACCCGATGCAGCCGGGGTGATCCGGCTGAAAGAATTCGATTTTCAGGCGGAAATGGAAAAATCCAATTTGTCTTCATGCGGTTCGTTGCCACGCCATCCGGCAGCAGATAACGTCTACCTGATAGAGGAAAAAGGCCGCCCCGGCGAACTGCTGCCGATCATGGAGGACGAGCACGGTACCTATATCATGAATAGCAAGGACCTGCGCGCGATTGAGCACGTGGAGAAATTGATTGCCATTGGCGTGGATTCACTCAAAATTGAAGGCCGCACTAAATCACGTTACTACGTGGCCCGTACCAGTCAGAATTACCGGCAGGCGATTGATGATGCTGTGGCTGGGCGCCCGTTTGACTGGCGCTTGTTGGGTGAGTTGGAGAATCTGGCCAACCGCGGCTACACCGATGGCTTTTACCAGCGTCATCACACGGCTGAACACCAGAATTACGTACAAGGACATTCCAGTGCTAACCGCAGTTTATATGTGGGAGATGTGGTGGATTACGATGCTGAGCGCGGCTTAGCTTCGATACAGGCGCGTAACAAATTTGCAGTGGGGGATAAGCTGCAATTGATCCATCCGAGCGGAAACCGCGATATTGTGGTGGAGCAGTTGTTCGATAAGCGTGGAGAGCCGGTACAGCAAGCTGCTGGCAGTGGTCATTTTGTGAAGCTGCCGATTACGGCGGAGGCACTGAATAACGCCATGGTGGCCAGGTATTTATAG
- a CDS encoding DUF3619 family protein translates to MRKQRHHIDDLPASLREGVEWLKQDDRSLPAEIESRLAEGRQAALKQFAASSKAGHAWTDILSWASFGHPFTAGMAVLSVFFAVGLFVLTASHNDDAMLLSDDLPVEAFVDNGFEPWQYSENI, encoded by the coding sequence ATGAGGAAACAACGTCATCACATAGACGACTTGCCTGCCTCTCTGCGCGAAGGTGTTGAGTGGCTGAAGCAAGATGATAGATCATTGCCTGCTGAGATTGAGTCCCGCCTGGCAGAGGGGCGGCAGGCAGCGTTGAAGCAGTTTGCAGCGTCTTCGAAAGCAGGGCATGCCTGGACAGATATCCTGTCCTGGGCATCTTTTGGTCATCCTTTTACGGCAGGCATGGCAGTATTGTCAGTATTTTTTGCCGTTGGGCTGTTTGTCCTGACCGCCAGTCACAATGACGATGCCATGTTACTGAGTGATGATTTGCCTGTAGAGGCGTTTGTCGATAACGGATTTGAGCCCTGGCAATATTCCGAAAATATTTGA
- a CDS encoding CBS domain-containing protein — translation MKTLQQVLSHKTHQGIISITPNRPVYDALVILAEYKIGALAVIKDGELVGIFSERDYAREVILKGRSSKTTPISDVMTEKVITGKPSDLVESAMSTMLEKRIRHLPVVENGKMLGMLSIGDILKETISYQQELIKQLESYIHS, via the coding sequence ATGAAGACGCTTCAACAAGTACTCTCTCATAAAACCCATCAAGGCATTATCAGTATTACGCCTAATCGACCGGTCTATGACGCACTGGTCATTCTGGCGGAATACAAGATCGGCGCCTTAGCCGTGATTAAGGATGGCGAACTGGTGGGCATTTTCTCTGAGCGCGACTATGCGCGCGAAGTGATTCTCAAAGGTCGTTCGTCCAAAACGACGCCTATCAGCGATGTCATGACTGAGAAAGTCATCACCGGCAAGCCTTCAGATCTGGTCGAATCGGCCATGAGTACCATGCTGGAAAAACGTATCCGCCATTTGCCAGTGGTCGAAAATGGCAAGATGCTGGGGATGTTGTCTATCGGTGATATCCTGAAAGAAACCATCAGTTACCAGCAGGAGCTGATTAAACAGCTAGAAAGCTATATACATAGCTAG
- the aspS gene encoding aspartate--tRNA ligase, producing the protein MMRTHYCGHLNREHIGQTVTLCGWAHRRRDHGGVIFIDLRDREGLAQIVIDPDTKDAFAIAETVRNEFVLRVVCKVRARPEGTVNPNLPTGEVEMLATEIEVLNASLTPPFMLDDDNLTETVRLEHRYIDLRRPAMQKNLMLRYKVAKNLRDYLDENGFIEVETPMLTRSTPEGARDYLVPSRVHHGMFFALPQSPQLFKQLLMVSGFDRYFQITKCFRDEDLRADRQPEFTQVDIETSFLEENDIMDIVEEMIRQMLKKVQNVELPAKFPRMPFSEAMNRYGSDKPDMRVTLEITELSDVMKDVDFKVFSGAANMAGGRVAAIRVPNGAAISRSEIDAYTEFVKIYGAKGLAYIKVNDITKLNEEGLQSPIVKNIHVNALQAIIERTGAQNGDIVFFGADKAKIVNEALGALRTKVGHEKGHVDGRQWAPLWVVDFPMFEHDEENDRWVALHHPFTSPKDGHEDLLVSNPGACLSKAYDMVLNGWEVGGGSVRIHKQDVQSKVFDALKISKEEAQEKFGFLLDALQYGAPPHGGLAFGLDRLVTLMAGAESIRDVIAFPKTQRAQCLMTNAPNEVDEKQLRELHIRVRQQNAAGN; encoded by the coding sequence ATGATGCGTACACATTATTGCGGTCACCTGAACCGCGAACATATCGGACAAACCGTGACACTGTGTGGCTGGGCCCACCGTCGTCGCGACCACGGGGGCGTGATTTTTATTGATTTGCGTGATCGCGAAGGCCTGGCGCAAATTGTGATAGACCCGGATACCAAAGACGCTTTTGCCATTGCCGAGACTGTACGTAACGAGTTTGTGTTGCGCGTGGTCTGTAAAGTGCGTGCGCGTCCTGAAGGCACGGTCAACCCTAACTTGCCGACCGGTGAAGTCGAGATGCTGGCGACCGAAATTGAAGTATTGAACGCTTCGCTGACGCCACCTTTTATGCTGGATGATGACAACCTGACCGAAACAGTGCGTCTGGAGCACCGCTATATTGACTTGCGTCGCCCAGCTATGCAGAAAAATCTCATGTTGCGCTACAAGGTCGCGAAAAACCTGCGTGACTATCTGGATGAAAATGGCTTTATTGAGGTGGAAACACCGATGTTGACGCGGTCAACGCCTGAAGGCGCGCGTGACTACCTGGTGCCGTCACGTGTCCATCATGGCATGTTCTTCGCTTTGCCACAGTCGCCACAGTTGTTCAAACAGTTGCTGATGGTGTCCGGTTTTGACCGTTACTTCCAGATTACCAAGTGCTTCCGTGACGAAGATTTGCGCGCGGACCGTCAGCCAGAATTTACCCAGGTCGACATTGAAACGTCTTTCCTCGAAGAAAATGACATCATGGACATCGTCGAAGAGATGATCCGCCAGATGCTGAAGAAAGTGCAAAACGTCGAGCTGCCAGCCAAGTTCCCACGCATGCCGTTCTCTGAAGCGATGAACCGTTACGGCTCCGACAAGCCAGACATGCGCGTCACGCTCGAAATCACTGAGCTCAGCGACGTGATGAAAGATGTGGATTTTAAAGTGTTCTCTGGCGCTGCCAATATGGCCGGTGGCCGCGTGGCTGCCATTCGCGTACCTAATGGCGCGGCCATTAGCCGTTCGGAAATTGACGCCTACACCGAGTTCGTCAAAATCTACGGCGCCAAAGGTCTGGCTTATATCAAGGTCAATGACATTACCAAGCTGAACGAAGAGGGCCTGCAAAGTCCGATTGTGAAAAACATTCACGTCAATGCATTGCAAGCGATTATTGAGCGCACGGGTGCGCAAAATGGCGATATCGTCTTCTTCGGTGCCGATAAAGCCAAAATTGTGAATGAAGCCCTGGGTGCCTTGCGTACCAAGGTCGGCCACGAAAAAGGCCATGTCGACGGCCGTCAGTGGGCGCCATTGTGGGTAGTGGATTTCCCCATGTTTGAGCATGATGAGGAAAATGACCGCTGGGTTGCTCTGCATCATCCCTTCACTTCCCCCAAAGATGGTCACGAAGACCTGCTGGTCAGCAATCCAGGAGCCTGTTTATCCAAAGCTTACGACATGGTGCTCAACGGCTGGGAAGTCGGTGGCGGTTCCGTGCGTATCCACAAACAGGATGTGCAATCCAAAGTGTTTGATGCATTGAAGATCAGCAAGGAAGAAGCGCAGGAGAAATTCGGCTTCTTGCTGGATGCATTGCAATACGGTGCACCTCCGCACGGTGGCCTGGCGTTTGGCCTCGACCGCCTGGTGACGTTGATGGCTGGTGCAGAATCTATCCGTGACGTGATCGCTTTCCCGAAAACCCAGCGTGCGCAATGCCTGATGACTAATGCGCCAAACGAAGTCGACGAGAAACAGCTGCGCGAATTGCATATCCGCGTACGTCAGCAAAACGCGGCGGGCAACTAA
- a CDS encoding DUF3106 domain-containing protein, translated as MQNHSLLGWVILSVLAGSGASSLAGTLDDAAGQRWVAMADIGAIKSDLSPTDPAANVTWAQLTDQQRSVLSPLAGEWDALRPWQREKMLDIAKEYPKMDAQKQQRIQHQLVKWSRMTPYERENARKRYQQFQSLSPEKKEMLRKQWKERKQKSAITEGYDPEFDGAEH; from the coding sequence ATGCAAAATCATTCATTATTAGGGTGGGTCATTTTGTCGGTTTTGGCGGGTAGCGGCGCGTCATCCCTTGCGGGAACCTTGGATGATGCCGCGGGGCAGCGCTGGGTTGCGATGGCAGATATTGGAGCTATTAAAAGCGATCTGTCTCCGACAGATCCGGCGGCCAATGTCACGTGGGCGCAACTGACAGATCAGCAGCGGTCGGTGTTATCGCCCTTGGCAGGTGAGTGGGATGCCTTACGTCCGTGGCAGCGTGAAAAGATGCTGGACATTGCCAAGGAGTATCCAAAAATGGATGCGCAAAAGCAGCAGCGTATCCAGCATCAATTGGTGAAGTGGAGCCGTATGACGCCTTATGAGCGTGAAAATGCACGCAAGCGTTATCAACAGTTCCAGAGTTTGAGTCCAGAAAAAAAAGAAATGCTGCGCAAGCAATGGAAAGAGCGCAAACAGAAATCCGCTATTACAGAAGGCTATGATCCTGAATTTGATGGTGCCGAGCATTAG